The Deltaproteobacteria bacterium genome has a segment encoding these proteins:
- a CDS encoding N-acetyl-gamma-glutamyl-phosphate reductase, which yields MKKQIGIGIIGGSGYGSGELLRLFCEHPHVEVVSAVSSSMPGQKVSDAHPHLLGFCDYNFDEKLDENSLLSYEKCFIFLALPHGKAASALSQIKCVNDSKVKTIDLSGDFRLKDRAIHEKHYHGALFLEELRKNFVYGLTELFCEQIASARFISNPGCLATAAILSVAPLALKGKNIDGDIIFDAKTGSSGAGRTPQASMHHPKRTANCAAYKILEHRHEAEICQALGDSFDNQSRTFFVPHLLPTSRGIFITSYLKLNKDMSAADLLDCYRQYYQNAPFIRLVKGSPELQNVVGTNFCDISLVSRGRQVVAMAALDNLVKGMAGQAIQNMNIMSGLPEDLGLRKPALGI from the coding sequence ATGAAAAAGCAAATTGGCATAGGAATTATTGGTGGAAGCGGCTATGGTTCTGGCGAGTTACTTAGGCTTTTTTGTGAACACCCTCACGTAGAGGTAGTTTCGGCAGTATCATCCTCCATGCCGGGCCAGAAAGTTAGTGATGCTCACCCGCACCTCTTGGGATTTTGCGACTACAACTTTGATGAAAAGCTAGATGAAAACTCACTCCTTTCTTATGAAAAATGTTTTATCTTTTTGGCGCTACCACACGGCAAAGCAGCCAGTGCCCTATCTCAAATAAAGTGCGTAAATGACAGCAAGGTAAAGACAATAGACCTTTCGGGTGATTTTAGACTAAAAGACAGGGCAATACACGAAAAGCATTACCACGGAGCTTTGTTTCTGGAAGAGCTTCGCAAAAATTTCGTCTACGGCCTAACTGAGCTCTTTTGCGAGCAAATTGCGTCAGCACGCTTTATCTCAAACCCGGGTTGCCTTGCCACCGCGGCCATTTTATCCGTTGCTCCACTGGCCCTAAAGGGAAAAAATATTGATGGGGATATCATTTTCGATGCCAAAACCGGCTCATCTGGGGCCGGAAGAACTCCTCAGGCAAGTATGCATCACCCCAAGCGAACTGCAAATTGTGCTGCCTATAAAATCCTTGAACACCGACACGAGGCTGAAATTTGCCAAGCTTTGGGAGATAGTTTTGACAACCAGTCGCGCACTTTTTTCGTTCCCCATTTACTGCCTACGAGCCGAGGCATTTTTATCACGAGCTACCTAAAGCTCAATAAAGATATGAGCGCAGCGGATTTATTGGATTGCTATCGCCAATATTACCAAAATGCTCCTTTCATACGACTAGTTAAGGGTTCTCCCGAATTGCAAAATGTAGTAGGAACAAACTTTTGCGACATTTCATTAGTGTCGCGAGGGAGGCAGGTCGTAGCTATGGCGGCACTCGATAATTTAGTAAAGGGAATGGCAGGACAGGCCATTCAAAACATGAACATCATGAGTGGGTTGCCTGAAGATTTGGGTCTTAGAAAACCGGCGCTGGGAATTTAG
- the argB gene encoding acetylglutamate kinase, which translates to MRRFGGKILVIKYGGSVMVEERLKELVATDIVLLRHIGISPVIVHGGGSEVSRWMKKVGKEAVFIDGLRFTDHETMEITEMVLSGKISNEIVTLINQKGGRALGLSGKDAHLFTAKKIRSTADDDLGLVGEIDKTDVSLLLSLCEKGYIPVISSIGVDSSGKSLNLNADHVAAALARALNALKLIYLTDVEGVILDGQTLSILDVRQVKELLKNPQIKGGMLPKLRYAIEALEGSVTSVHIINGSVDHSLLLEIFTEAGVGTKIDKVIRETSDVEQCGVSS; encoded by the coding sequence ATGAGGCGGTTTGGCGGGAAGATTTTGGTAATTAAATACGGCGGCTCAGTAATGGTTGAGGAGCGGCTAAAGGAGCTTGTGGCTACGGATATAGTGTTGCTGCGCCATATTGGCATAAGTCCAGTCATTGTGCATGGTGGCGGGAGTGAGGTATCGCGCTGGATGAAGAAAGTGGGCAAAGAGGCTGTGTTTATTGATGGCCTGCGCTTTACGGATCACGAAACTATGGAAATTACCGAAATGGTGCTTTCTGGGAAGATAAGTAACGAGATTGTTACACTTATCAATCAAAAGGGCGGACGAGCTCTGGGTTTGTCTGGGAAGGACGCTCATTTGTTTACGGCAAAAAAGATTCGTTCTACGGCGGATGACGACTTAGGGTTGGTTGGCGAAATAGATAAGACGGACGTTTCGCTGCTTCTTTCGCTTTGCGAAAAGGGTTACATTCCCGTAATTTCGTCAATAGGAGTAGATAGTTCTGGTAAGAGCCTGAATTTAAATGCAGATCACGTTGCGGCGGCCTTGGCTCGGGCCTTAAATGCGTTGAAGTTGATATATCTGACCGATGTTGAAGGTGTCATTTTAGACGGCCAAACGCTATCCATTTTAGATGTTAGGCAGGTTAAGGAGTTACTCAAGAATCCGCAGATTAAGGGAGGCATGTTGCCAAAGCTGCGCTATGCTATAGAAGCCTTGGAGGGAAGTGTAACAAGTGTGCATATTATTAACGGCTCAGTCGACCACTCGCTGTTGCTAGAGATTTTTACCGAGGCGGGAGTTGGCACCAAGATAGACAAAGTTATTCGCGAAACTTCCGATGTGGAGCAGTGTGGTGTAAGCTCATGA
- a CDS encoding serine/threonine protein kinase, with product MDELDSSLQNSGQLKVGSLIAERYCVEKVLGVGGMGTVYLARDSVLKDEQVAVKILHSQLSFDTSCADRFLREVQLMRRVSHANVVRTYDVGINEHLIYFTMEYIPGKSLFNLISEDSPTLSQLVDISCQICEGLEAIHQAKIIHRDLKPDNVIVLDNSIVKITDFGVARPELSALTAHNEIIGSSPYIAPEIWLGDKITHAVDLYSLGVLLYETFTRVIPFQADTPAAAMHMHLNQKPIPPIEHNSEIPSWLNRLILNLLSKSPAGRPSSAAEVLDIINTARRRSKRGATLGPNTTVESSDLLQQLEVNSRKTGKSQLDTANSKAESKRDSLARTSKPMRIPSITRSSIAVSNIGTLHPDAYKSPAKLAISKTLSFAFAIMSSAIFAFAAQHYLGSFLANNSLMSQICLSLTMCVIASFPNMCLGAISGRLTSTLSSFFAAFCFHIVSFALLIIYFLSPLLGRVELNTQIFSAAMPIARSTISEIALFSPSITTYQTTILSDGLIFHSPNLVPVFSSTAIYTLAIAYILMICFSLLRFAGKLQGGFKKIGIPLAVATGLLLFGEATISSSSTLTSSALETWLNPAAERHSALPEISSYQIINWGFIYVTAFALSIANAILYRFQKVS from the coding sequence TTGGATGAGCTAGATTCAAGTTTGCAAAATTCGGGACAGCTTAAAGTTGGCTCTCTCATAGCCGAACGCTACTGCGTGGAAAAAGTCTTAGGCGTAGGCGGAATGGGAACTGTTTATCTAGCGCGCGACAGCGTGCTTAAAGACGAGCAGGTAGCTGTTAAGATTCTACATAGCCAGCTTAGCTTTGATACTTCATGCGCAGATCGCTTTCTTCGCGAGGTTCAGCTCATGCGAAGAGTAAGTCACGCAAATGTCGTGAGGACTTACGACGTGGGCATTAATGAACACCTTATTTATTTTACGATGGAGTACATTCCTGGCAAGTCGCTATTCAATCTGATCAGCGAGGACTCTCCAACATTAAGCCAGCTAGTTGATATCAGTTGCCAAATCTGCGAGGGTTTAGAAGCCATCCATCAGGCTAAGATAATTCACCGCGATTTAAAACCGGATAACGTAATCGTACTCGATAATTCCATCGTTAAAATCACTGACTTCGGAGTCGCGCGCCCCGAGTTATCCGCCCTAACTGCTCATAACGAAATCATAGGTTCTTCGCCTTATATTGCACCTGAGATTTGGCTCGGCGATAAAATCACACATGCCGTTGACCTATACAGCTTAGGAGTATTGTTGTACGAAACGTTTACACGTGTTATACCGTTTCAAGCCGATACGCCAGCGGCGGCCATGCACATGCATTTAAACCAAAAGCCGATCCCACCTATTGAGCATAACAGCGAAATTCCCTCGTGGCTAAACCGACTTATATTAAACTTGCTCAGCAAATCGCCTGCCGGACGACCGAGCAGCGCCGCCGAGGTTCTCGACATCATCAACACCGCCAGGCGACGCAGCAAACGAGGAGCCACATTGGGCCCTAACACAACCGTAGAGTCGAGCGATCTGCTGCAACAACTCGAAGTCAACTCAAGAAAGACCGGAAAAAGCCAGCTCGACACGGCCAATTCAAAGGCTGAGTCTAAGCGAGATTCTCTTGCTCGCACTAGCAAACCGATGCGAATTCCAAGTATAACGCGAAGCTCAATTGCCGTAAGCAATATCGGAACGCTGCATCCGGACGCTTACAAATCTCCAGCAAAATTAGCTATATCAAAGACATTGTCATTTGCATTTGCCATCATGAGCTCCGCCATCTTCGCGTTTGCAGCACAGCACTATCTGGGGTCCTTCTTGGCGAACAACTCCCTAATGTCGCAGATTTGCCTTTCGCTAACAATGTGCGTCATAGCGAGTTTTCCAAACATGTGCTTGGGCGCTATTTCGGGACGGCTAACTTCAACGCTATCATCATTCTTCGCGGCGTTTTGCTTCCACATAGTTTCCTTCGCACTTCTAATTATTTACTTTTTATCGCCACTCCTTGGACGGGTGGAATTAAACACTCAAATTTTTAGTGCTGCTATGCCCATAGCCCGCTCCACTATTAGCGAGATTGCACTATTCAGTCCGAGCATAACAACTTATCAGACGACCATTTTATCCGATGGCCTAATCTTTCATTCCCCCAACCTAGTTCCTGTATTTTCAAGTACAGCAATCTACACCTTAGCCATAGCGTACATATTAATGATATGCTTTTCATTGCTAAGATTTGCAGGGAAATTGCAGGGTGGTTTTAAGAAAATAGGAATTCCCTTAGCCGTTGCCACCGGACTGTTGTTATTTGGCGAAGCTACCATTTCCTCATCTAGCACTTTAACGAGTTCGGCACTCGAAACTTGGCTTAACCCCGCAGCGGAACGACACAGTGCTCTGCCAGAAATCTCCTCGTATCAAATAATTAATTGGGGTTTTATATATGTTACAGCATTCGCCCTATCTATTGCGAACGCTATTTTATACCGTTTCCAAAAAGTAAGTTAA
- a CDS encoding metal-dependent hydrolase, which yields MASYQNHISFSAAIGAAYAVGGVFFFNIYPELTVLALALIIICGLIPDVDANNGAPSRELGALLATVTPVVIIEFFPGFKAGGIARIALLAIGSYLFTRIVVVRALQKFTDHRGMLHSMPAAVIFFELAYLLFWDLYWKERLYIASAAFLGFFSHLLLDALGNVDIVGSALGKAEKKKAVLKFVGDNLGITLFMYASVLLLGWFVFKDVYPELRNYARL from the coding sequence GTGGCATCTTATCAAAATCATATTTCTTTTTCAGCGGCAATTGGGGCGGCATATGCTGTTGGCGGTGTCTTTTTCTTTAATATTTACCCAGAGCTAACAGTATTGGCGTTAGCTCTGATTATTATCTGCGGGTTAATTCCTGACGTAGATGCAAATAACGGAGCTCCGTCACGGGAACTAGGCGCTTTGTTGGCTACAGTTACGCCAGTTGTAATAATAGAATTTTTTCCAGGTTTTAAGGCTGGCGGCATAGCTCGAATTGCTTTACTGGCCATAGGTTCGTATCTGTTTACCAGGATTGTTGTCGTGCGGGCTTTGCAAAAGTTTACCGATCACCGTGGCATGCTACATAGTATGCCAGCAGCGGTTATTTTTTTTGAACTGGCGTATTTGTTGTTTTGGGATCTGTATTGGAAGGAGCGCTTATACATTGCCAGCGCTGCTTTTTTAGGGTTTTTTTCGCATCTATTGTTGGATGCCTTGGGAAATGTCGATATAGTAGGTTCAGCTTTGGGAAAAGCCGAGAAGAAAAAGGCAGTTTTAAAATTTGTCGGCGACAACTTGGGCATTACGTTGTTTATGTATGCTTCAGTGTTACTGCTAGGCTGGTTTGTATTTAAAGATGTTTATCCAGAGTTAAGAAACTATGCCCGGCTTTAA
- a CDS encoding GNAT family N-acetyltransferase, protein MNDSLKDPPLSSASHRSVNYRLATARDIEEIISFWHALEGGIFLSAVDSIASLTRFFERNPELSYLATAINGKIIGTILCGHDGLSAHIYHMAVDKSFRRQGIGSELVRQCLDSLLAIDIRICHLGFTDKNIIGREFWTSLGWQERSGFKLLHRSLIS, encoded by the coding sequence ATGAACGATTCCCTTAAAGATCCTCCTCTTTCCTCGGCATCGCATCGATCGGTTAACTACAGGCTGGCAACTGCTAGAGACATTGAGGAAATAATTAGCTTTTGGCACGCGCTAGAGGGCGGCATTTTTCTTAGTGCCGTAGATTCAATAGCGTCTCTTACGCGCTTTTTTGAGCGAAATCCTGAACTTAGCTATCTTGCTACTGCGATTAATGGAAAAATAATTGGCACCATATTGTGTGGGCATGATGGCTTGAGTGCCCACATCTATCACATGGCCGTAGACAAATCATTTCGACGCCAAGGCATTGGATCTGAACTGGTTAGGCAATGCCTTGACTCATTGCTCGCAATCGATATTCGCATCTGTCACCTGGGTTTTACAGATAAAAACATCATAGGACGAGAATTTTGGACCTCTCTAGGTTGGCAAGAAAGAAGTGGCTTTAAATTGCTACATAGGAGCCTAATTTCTTAG
- a CDS encoding ABC transporter ATP-binding protein: MIEAIDLAKKYGDLVALKGINFKISAGKVVGLLGPNGAGKTSTMRILTTFLPPTSGTARIAGYDICQEADAVRRCIGYLPETPPLYAEMRVGQYLKFVAKIKGVPAANISSYVDEAIERSAIQSVRERLCGNLSKGFRQRVGLAQALVHKPRVVILDEPTSGLDPAQIIEIRRLISGLCEDHTVILSTHILAEVAQVCTDVIIIANGSIVADGSIEELTREKSLEERFMEAIAGERLGEKVFPDNRLAYSGEQAA, from the coding sequence ATGATTGAAGCGATTGATCTTGCTAAGAAATATGGCGATTTGGTTGCCCTTAAGGGTATTAATTTTAAGATTTCCGCGGGGAAGGTCGTGGGGTTACTTGGGCCTAATGGTGCTGGGAAGACTTCGACGATGAGGATATTGACTACTTTTTTGCCACCAACGTCCGGTACGGCAAGGATTGCGGGCTATGACATTTGTCAGGAAGCGGATGCTGTTAGGAGGTGTATAGGTTATTTGCCTGAAACCCCTCCGTTATATGCTGAAATGCGTGTAGGGCAATATCTCAAGTTTGTGGCAAAAATAAAGGGCGTTCCCGCCGCTAATATAAGCAGCTATGTTGATGAGGCAATCGAACGTTCTGCCATACAAAGTGTAAGGGAGCGATTGTGTGGGAACTTGTCTAAAGGCTTTCGTCAGCGTGTGGGGCTTGCGCAAGCGCTAGTGCATAAGCCTAGGGTAGTAATTCTCGATGAGCCTACAAGTGGGCTAGACCCGGCGCAAATAATAGAAATTAGGCGGTTGATTTCAGGTCTCTGCGAGGATCACACCGTTATTTTGAGTACGCACATTCTTGCCGAGGTAGCGCAAGTTTGTACCGATGTCATTATTATTGCTAATGGTTCAATAGTGGCGGATGGCTCCATAGAGGAGCTTACCAGAGAAAAGAGCCTGGAGGAGCGATTTATGGAGGCGATTGCCGGCGAACGTTTAGGTGAGAAAGTTTTTCCGGATAATCGACTGGCTTATTCAGGGGAGCAGGCAGCATAG
- a CDS encoding NAD-dependent epimerase/dehydratase family protein, translating into MTSLVTGGAGFIGSHVVRDLLSRGDKVVVLDDLSGGFRENVPLAAIFVEGSILDNELVESLFKEHRFDYVYHLAAYAAEGLSHFIKRFNYNNNLIGSVNMINASVNHGVKCFVFTSSIAVYGANQLPMTEELTPQPEDSYGIAKYAVEQELKCSKEMFGLNYVIFRPHNVYGEFQNIGDKYRNVIGIFMNQIMSKQPLTIFGDGTQTRAFSYIREISGIISDAPRNTDAYGEVFNIGADTPYSVNELANEVCSVFGVEPKINYLEARNEVQHAYSSHEKIKRFFPTCPSFSLKEGLSAMAKWAIANGPRKSVEFREIEISKNMPPSWRLEA; encoded by the coding sequence ATGACAAGCTTAGTAACAGGAGGAGCGGGTTTTATTGGCTCGCACGTGGTGCGAGATTTGCTTTCGCGCGGAGATAAAGTAGTAGTGCTCGACGATCTGAGTGGTGGCTTTCGAGAAAACGTTCCGCTGGCAGCAATTTTTGTCGAGGGATCGATTCTCGATAACGAATTAGTGGAGTCTCTCTTTAAAGAGCACCGGTTCGACTATGTTTATCACCTAGCCGCATATGCAGCTGAGGGCTTAAGCCATTTTATAAAGCGCTTTAATTACAACAACAACCTAATCGGCAGCGTAAATATGATTAACGCGTCGGTTAATCATGGCGTCAAGTGTTTTGTCTTTACTTCCTCAATTGCCGTTTATGGCGCTAACCAGCTCCCCATGACTGAGGAGCTTACACCTCAGCCGGAAGATTCTTACGGCATTGCAAAATACGCAGTTGAGCAAGAACTCAAGTGCTCTAAGGAAATGTTTGGACTGAACTACGTCATCTTTAGGCCCCATAACGTATACGGGGAGTTCCAAAATATTGGCGACAAATATAGAAACGTCATAGGAATTTTTATGAATCAAATAATGTCTAAGCAACCCCTAACTATTTTTGGGGACGGCACTCAGACTAGAGCTTTTAGCTACATTAGAGAGATATCCGGTATCATAAGCGATGCGCCACGGAACACAGATGCGTATGGCGAAGTGTTTAACATTGGAGCAGATACGCCCTACAGCGTAAATGAACTAGCTAATGAGGTTTGTTCCGTATTTGGCGTTGAGCCAAAAATAAACTACCTTGAGGCGCGAAACGAAGTTCAGCACGCTTATTCAAGCCATGAAAAAATAAAGCGCTTCTTCCCAACATGCCCGTCCTTTTCTCTAAAAGAGGGACTTTCTGCCATGGCAAAATGGGCTATCGCAAATGGACCTAGAAAGAGCGTTGAGTTTAGAGAAATTGAGATCTCGAAAAACATGCCACCAAGTTGGCGATTGGAGGCCTAG
- a CDS encoding ABC transporter permease, whose translation MKNIRAIAAKDIKASFVTPVAYVVISGFILISGFFFFSLVQRFNSVLRQAALMPTMKPNLNEWVITPYYNTLTIVLIFLIPILSMGAIAEEKQKGTFELLATSPLSVSDIVVGKFFGIVFVAMAMLVISFVFPLVLLIFADPEVMPVIVGFIGVSLFAISFSAIALAASAATHSQIVAAVLSLVSLLLLFVIDAPAAKLDGSLAAFLVYFSPSDHVEKFIKGIVSGTDVVYFVSLVLVGLFATTRVIEAERLR comes from the coding sequence ATGAAAAACATACGCGCTATTGCAGCTAAGGATATTAAGGCTAGTTTTGTCACTCCGGTCGCCTATGTCGTAATATCCGGATTTATTTTAATTTCAGGTTTCTTCTTTTTTTCTCTGGTGCAGCGATTTAATTCAGTTCTTCGTCAAGCGGCTCTAATGCCGACGATGAAACCTAATCTAAACGAATGGGTAATTACGCCTTATTATAATACGCTTACCATAGTGTTGATTTTCTTAATTCCAATATTAAGCATGGGGGCAATTGCAGAGGAAAAGCAGAAAGGCACGTTTGAGCTTTTGGCGACGTCTCCGCTGTCTGTAAGCGATATAGTAGTGGGGAAGTTTTTCGGAATCGTTTTCGTGGCTATGGCAATGCTAGTGATTAGCTTTGTATTTCCGTTAGTGCTGCTTATATTTGCCGATCCGGAAGTTATGCCGGTGATAGTCGGTTTTATTGGCGTTTCCTTGTTTGCTATATCGTTTTCGGCTATTGCGTTAGCCGCTTCTGCTGCTACGCATAGTCAGATAGTAGCCGCCGTTCTTTCCCTCGTTAGTTTGCTGCTGTTGTTTGTCATAGATGCGCCGGCTGCTAAGCTAGATGGCAGTTTGGCCGCTTTTCTCGTCTATTTTTCTCCTTCGGATCATGTAGAAAAATTCATAAAGGGAATTGTTAGCGGGACAGATGTGGTTTATTTTGTCAGTTTAGTTCTTGTCGGATTGTTTGCAACCACGCGAGTAATCGAAGCGGAGCGTTTGCGATAA
- a CDS encoding ATP-binding protein, with protein sequence MKTRSFFLFGARATGKSTLLQRSLKEEEAYFVDLLNPRVFEHLQAYPADLTAMMEPHIKAGKLIVIDEVQRVPALLDVAHMSIQRQNAVFALTGSSARKLKRGAANLLAGRASVYRLFPLLFSELGNDFSLNSAMRWGTLPELCLLKTDEERSDFLQAYADTYVQEEIIAEQIVRNLPPFRRFLQAAAQMNAKVINAASIAADISTDPSNVRNYFEIIEDTLLGFKLDAFHASIRKSQRISPKFYWFDNGVARALHKQLNININPSTSYYGDLFEAFIITQIRAALEYRREQYQMSYLRTKDGAEIDLIVERAGSITLCIEIKSATNVRAEQLTNLSKLSADISGSRPVCLYNGKERLKFGSVDVLPWEEGLWECELAKKPTLPERMDDKRLY encoded by the coding sequence TTGAAAACGCGGAGTTTTTTTCTCTTTGGCGCGCGAGCTACGGGAAAAAGTACCTTGTTGCAGCGAAGTCTTAAGGAAGAGGAGGCTTATTTCGTCGATCTACTCAATCCTCGGGTTTTTGAGCATCTTCAGGCTTATCCCGCCGACTTAACGGCCATGATGGAACCACACATCAAGGCTGGTAAACTTATTGTAATCGACGAAGTGCAGAGAGTTCCGGCCCTGCTGGACGTAGCCCATATGTCTATCCAAAGGCAAAACGCCGTTTTTGCTTTAACCGGCTCTAGTGCTCGAAAGCTTAAGCGAGGTGCAGCGAACCTTCTCGCTGGGCGAGCATCTGTTTATAGATTGTTCCCTCTATTATTTTCGGAGCTTGGTAATGACTTCTCTTTAAATTCTGCAATGAGATGGGGAACACTTCCGGAGTTATGTTTATTAAAAACCGATGAAGAGAGGAGTGACTTTCTCCAGGCTTACGCCGATACCTACGTGCAGGAGGAAATCATTGCAGAGCAGATAGTGAGGAATCTGCCGCCTTTTCGCCGCTTTCTTCAAGCGGCAGCGCAAATGAACGCAAAAGTTATCAATGCAGCAAGTATAGCCGCCGACATTTCAACGGATCCTTCGAACGTGCGAAATTACTTTGAAATTATCGAAGATACTTTGCTAGGCTTTAAGCTGGATGCGTTTCACGCATCTATTCGCAAGAGTCAGAGGATTAGTCCTAAATTTTATTGGTTTGATAACGGAGTCGCTAGAGCTTTACATAAACAACTTAATATTAACATTAATCCATCCACCTCGTATTATGGGGATCTATTTGAGGCGTTTATTATTACCCAGATTCGGGCGGCGCTAGAGTATAGAAGGGAGCAATATCAAATGAGCTATTTGCGCACTAAAGATGGTGCGGAGATCGACCTTATTGTTGAGCGTGCTGGATCTATAACGCTTTGTATCGAAATTAAGTCTGCTACTAATGTTCGCGCCGAGCAGCTTACTAACTTAAGTAAGCTAAGCGCTGATATATCGGGGTCTAGACCAGTATGTCTATATAATGGAAAAGAGAGACTCAAGTTTGGTTCGGTAGATGTTTTGCCATGGGAGGAGGGACTTTGGGAATGCGAGCTGGCGAAAAAACCTACTTTGCCAGAAAGAATGGATGACAAAAGACTCTATTAG
- the argF gene encoding ornithine carbamoyltransferase, whose translation MKHFVNLRDFSQAEIAAILDLARELKHLQKKSISHQRLSGKTLAMLFEKPSNRTRLSFEVAMYQLGGHAINIRPDEVQMGKRESIADVAKVFSRFVDGVMIRARDQNDIIELANHSSVPVINGLSDTCHPCQAVADILTIEEKKGSLANIGLCYIGDGNNVCNSLIDICEILEISLVVCCPDGYGPKVDRQLSNVSFESQPSQAVVGADVIYTDTWVSMGMEGETTKRLADFRGYGVTKELLGLSKGDAIFMHCLPAHRGEEVDPDVIDGPSSVVFDQAENRLHAQKGILAFLLG comes from the coding sequence ATGAAGCATTTTGTTAATCTAAGAGATTTTTCACAAGCCGAGATCGCTGCCATATTAGACTTAGCACGCGAACTTAAGCACTTGCAGAAAAAGTCCATCTCCCATCAGCGCCTTTCTGGAAAAACACTGGCAATGTTGTTTGAGAAACCCTCAAATCGCACTCGTTTGTCTTTTGAAGTCGCCATGTATCAACTGGGCGGACATGCTATCAACATTAGGCCGGACGAGGTACAAATGGGAAAACGGGAAAGCATTGCAGATGTAGCAAAAGTTTTTTCTCGATTCGTAGATGGTGTTATGATTAGAGCCCGTGACCAGAATGACATTATAGAACTGGCCAACCATTCGAGTGTGCCAGTAATTAACGGACTATCAGACACCTGCCACCCATGTCAGGCAGTAGCGGACATTCTTACAATTGAGGAGAAAAAAGGCTCGCTGGCAAACATTGGCCTGTGTTACATAGGTGACGGCAATAATGTTTGTAATTCGTTAATAGACATTTGCGAGATCTTAGAGATTTCACTCGTGGTTTGCTGCCCAGATGGCTATGGGCCGAAAGTCGATCGTCAACTTAGCAATGTTTCTTTCGAGAGCCAGCCATCGCAAGCCGTTGTCGGGGCAGATGTGATTTATACCGATACATGGGTTTCTATGGGGATGGAGGGCGAGACTACGAAGCGACTGGCGGATTTTAGAGGTTATGGAGTTACGAAAGAACTCCTTGGACTTAGTAAGGGAGATGCGATCTTTATGCATTGCCTTCCAGCGCATCGCGGAGAGGAGGTTGACCCGGACGTTATCGATGGGCCTTCATCCGTGGTCTTCGACCAAGCGGAAAATAGACTACATGCCCAGAAGGGCATATTGGCATTTTTGCTTGGTTAA
- a CDS encoding aspartate aminotransferase family protein, translated as MNDLKETKTSNLSPLLEVYAQYPFELERGEGIYVYDTNGKRYLDFYGGHAVSLLGHSPRQVLDAIKTAGEKLMFYSNLARIPIREKAAAMLLDFADARRHQVFFCNSGGEANENALKVAIKNTGRSKIASFVGSFHGRTLLAIAATDKPAWHDYLRERIGEVVRLKPNNADDLKTIDDKTAAVILEPIQSIGGVTEFDRDFLKALRERCDQVGAYLIFDEVQTGMGRTGIPFVSRFSGVSPDMTTLAKGLAAGFPIGALIMAEHVSGKLKVGDLGATFGGGPMAMAAMMATIESIKEQDLVQNARKIGDYVREVFAIKEVAEVRGRGCLLGLKLHREAKPVQQDLFKQGIIVGLCSDPQIVHLLPPLTTEKEHVDALKAALLKVL; from the coding sequence ATGAACGACTTAAAGGAAACAAAAACTAGCAATTTATCGCCATTATTAGAGGTTTATGCTCAATACCCGTTTGAGCTAGAGCGGGGCGAGGGCATTTATGTCTACGACACAAACGGCAAGCGCTATTTAGACTTTTACGGCGGACACGCCGTTTCTTTATTGGGACACTCTCCGCGCCAAGTGCTCGATGCCATAAAAACTGCCGGTGAAAAGCTGATGTTCTATTCCAACCTAGCGCGCATTCCCATTCGCGAGAAAGCTGCCGCCATGCTCCTGGATTTTGCGGATGCTCGTCGCCATCAGGTGTTCTTCTGTAACTCCGGCGGCGAGGCTAATGAAAACGCCCTAAAAGTCGCCATCAAGAATACTGGCCGCTCAAAAATAGCGTCTTTTGTCGGTAGCTTCCACGGTCGAACTCTGCTTGCTATAGCCGCTACCGATAAACCTGCTTGGCACGATTATTTGAGAGAAAGAATCGGAGAGGTCGTGCGTTTAAAGCCCAACAACGCCGATGACTTAAAAACCATCGACGACAAAACCGCCGCAGTAATTTTAGAACCAATTCAAAGCATTGGCGGAGTTACTGAGTTTGATCGGGATTTCTTAAAGGCTCTGCGCGAGCGCTGCGACCAGGTAGGTGCTTATCTAATTTTCGATGAGGTGCAAACTGGCATGGGACGAACGGGCATTCCATTTGTGTCGCGCTTTTCAGGCGTTTCGCCCGATATGACCACACTTGCCAAGGGACTTGCGGCTGGCTTTCCCATCGGTGCTCTTATCATGGCTGAACACGTAAGTGGCAAGCTCAAAGTTGGCGATCTTGGTGCCACCTTTGGCGGTGGCCCAATGGCCATGGCAGCCATGATGGCAACGATAGAATCGATTAAGGAACAAGACCTTGTACAAAACGCTAGAAAAATAGGCGATTATGTGCGAGAAGTATTTGCCATTAAGGAAGTTGCCGAAGTGCGCGGCCGCGGCTGTTTGCTGGGCCTAAAGCTCCATCGCGAAGCTAAGCCAGTTCAACAAGACCTATTTAAGCAGGGAATTATTGTAGGCCTTTGTTCGGATCCACAAATCGTGCACTTGTTACCACCACTAACTACTGAAAAAGAACACGTAGATGCGCTGAAGGCAGCTTTGCTAAAAGTGCTTTAG